The genomic window CGAGGGGCGTTGGCGGCTCAGCGGTGACGCGAAGGGTGCGGCGTGCGAGCGGACGACGGACGCGGCGGACCTGGCCCTGTCCGTACGGGAGTTGGGGGCGGCGTATCTGGGCGGGGTGACGCTGTCGGCGCTCGCCGGGGCGGGGCGGGTACGGGAGCTGCGGGACGGCGCGCTGGCGGAGGCGTCGCTCGCGTTCGGCTCGGACGTCGCGCCGTGGCTGCCCCACGGGTTCTAGGGAGTGACTTCAAAGTGGCGTCGTCCGCCCGGAGGGCGGGCCCGGCGGCGTCTGGTGCGTGCGATCGCAAGGCGGAGGAGGGAGTCCATGCGGGACATCGGCGACCGACGACAACGCAGCGAGCGTGCGTGCCAGACGTCACCGGACAGACGGGACTTTGAAGACACGACCTAGCGGGCGCGGCTCGCCTGCGGCGGGCCTCCCACCCCCCCGTTCACCCGCGGGGCAGCTTTGAAGCCCGTCCGGCGGCTGAGGACACGGTCCGAAGGCCGTACGGGGGGTGGAGGCTTCGCCCTCAGTTCGGGAAGGGGCGAGTGGGGAGAGAACAGCGCCTACGCCGGCTGGCAGGCGGGGCACCAGAACAGATTCCGCGCGGCCAGCGCAGCCGTGCGGATCTCGCCGTCGCAGACATGGCAGGGCTGGGCGGCCCGGCGGTAGACGTAGACCTCGCCGCCGTGGTCGTCGACGCGGGGCGGGCGGCCCATGGCCTCGGGGGTGTGCTCGGGGCGGACGGTGTCGATCCGGTTGTGCCGTACGCCTTCGCGCATGAGCGCGACCAGGTCCGCCCACATGGCGTGCCACTCGCGCTCGACGAGGTCCTTCCCCGCGCGGTACGGGTCGATGCCGTGGCGGAAGAGCACCTCCGCCCGGTAGACGTTGCCGACGCCCGCGACGACCTTCTGGTCCATCAGCAGCGCCGCGATGCTCGTACGGGAGCGGGAGATCCGGGCCCAGGCCCGCTCGGGGCCGTCGGCCGGGCGCAGCGGGTCGGGGCCGAGGCGGGCGTGTATCGCGTCCTTCTCGCCGTCCGTGATCAGGGCGCAGGCGGTCGGGCCGCGCAGGTCGACGTACGACTCCGGGTTCGCCAGCCGCAGCCGCACGGTTTCGGTGGGCGGGGGCACGGGGGCGTCGCCGAAGTTCACCTTGCCGAAGAGGCCGAGGTGGATGTGGATCCACTCCCCCTGCCCGAAGCCGAGGAAGAGGTGCTTGCCGTGGGCCTCGGTGCGCTCCAGGACCGTGCCGTCGAGCAGCGCCGCCGAGTCGGCGAACTTCCCCTGCGGGCTGGTGACCCGCACGGACCGGCCGCCGAACCGTTCCCGGTAGTCGGCGGCCAGCCGGTGGATGGTGTGCCCCTCGGGCATCAGGCCGTCGGCTCCTGCGGGTGGTGGGCCGGGACCGGGGGGAGCTCGCCGGTGGTCTCGTACGCCGAGAGCATCTCGATGCGGCGGGTATGACGATCCTCACCCGAGTACGGGGTCTTGAGGAAGACCTCGACGAAGGTGGTCGCCTCGTCGGTGGTGTGCATCCGGGCGCCGACGGCGACGACGTTGGCGTTGTTGTGCTCGCGGCCGAGGGTGGCGGTCTGCACGCTCCAGGCGAGCGCGGCCCGTACGCCCTTGACCTTGTTCGCGGCGATCTGCTCGCCGTTGCCGGATCCGCCGATCACGATGCCCAGGGCCTCCGGGTCCGCCGCGGTCCGCTCGGCGGCGCGCAGACAGAACGGCGGGTAGTCGTCCTGGGCGTCGTAGATGTGGGGGCCGCAGTCGACGGGCTCGTGGCCGTGGGCCGTGAGCCACTCGACGAGGTGGTTCTTGAGTTCGAAGCCGGCATGGTCGGAGCCGAGGTACACGCGCATGATCCGAGTGTGGCACGAGGCGGGCCGCGAGGCCGTCGGCGGGGTCCGGACGGGCGGTGGCGGCGGGCGGGACGGCCCGGCGGAGGCCCGGCAGAGGGCAGTGCAGGACCACCGTCGGGAACCGGGCAGGACCAACGCCCCGGGGTCGAATGGGACGAAGTGCCCATTATCACGAATCGGAGTCAGGCCTTCCGTACCGGCTCGTGAGCGGTTTGAATGCGTGAGCTCGTCATCTGAGCGACCCGCACAGGTAAGGAATCGTCCATGAACCCCCAGCCGACCCTTACGAAGGCAGGCGGAACGACCGGAGACCCCGGCAATCCCCAGCCTTCCGACGGTCTCAAGGCCGGACTCAAGAACCGCCATCTGTCCATGATCGCCATCGGCGGCGTGATCGGTGCCGGGCTGTTCGTCGGCTCCTCCGGCGGCATCGCCGCGGCCGGCCCCGCCATCCTGATCTCGTACCTGCTCGTCGGCGCGATGGTCGTCTTCGTGATGCGGATGCTCGGCGAGATGGCCGCCGCCAGCCCGAACTCGGGCTCCTTCTCGGCCTACGCCGACCGCGCGCTCGGCCGCTGGGCGGGCTTCTCCATCGGCTGGCTCTACTGGTTCTTCTGGGTCGTGGTGCTGGCCGTCGAGGCGACCGCGGGTGCGGTGATCCTGGAGAGCTGGATCCCGGCCGTGCCCCAGTGGGCGTGGGCGCTGATCGTGATGGTCGTGCTGACGGCCACCAACCTCGTCTCGGTGTCGTCCTACGGCGAGTTCGAGTTCTGGTTCGCGGGCATCAAGGTCGTCGCCATCGGCTCCTTCGTGGTCATCGGCCTGCTGGCCGTCTTCGGCGTGCTGCCCGGCTCCGACAACCCGGGCGCGGGCTTCGCGCACCTGACCGACGCGGGAGGGTTCCTGCCCAACGGCGCGGGCGCCATCCTCACCGGTGTGCTGATGGTCGTCTTCTCCTTCATGGGCAGCGAGATCGTCACGCTGGCCGCCGGTGAGTCCGAGGACCCGCGGCGCGCGGTCACCAAGGCCACCAACAGCGTCATCTGGCGGATCGCCGTCTTCTACCTGGGCTCGATCTTCGTGGTCCTGACGCTGCTGCCGTGGAACGACAAGTCGATCGTCGAGAAGGGCTCGTACGTCGCGGCCCTGGACTCCATCGGCATCCCGTACGCCGGCCAGATCATGAACTTCATCGTGCTGACGGCCGTGCTGTCCTGCCTGAACTCCGGCCTCTACACCGCCTCGCGCATGGCCTTCTCGCTGGGTGAGCGCGGTGACGCGCCCAAGGCGTTCGCCAAGGTCAACGCCAAGGGTGTGCCGACCGCCGCGATCCTGGGCTCCGTGGTCTTCGGCTTCGCCGCCGTCTGGGCCAACTACGCCTACAAGGACACGGTCTTCTCCTTCCTGCTGAACTCCTCGGGTGCGGTCGCGCTCTTCGTCTGGCTGGTGATCTGCCTCACCCAGCTGCGGATGCGCGGCATCCTGATGCGCGAGGTGCCGGACAAGGTGACGGTGAAGATGTGGCTCTTCCCGTACCTGACCTGGGCCACCGCCGCGATGATCGTCTTCGTGCTCGGCTACATGCTCTTCGACGACGCCAACCGCGAGGTCGTGCTGCTGTCGCTGCTCGTCGCCGCGGTCGTGCTGGCCATCGGTGTCGTGCTCCAGCTCAAGGACAAGCGCAAGGCCGGCCTCGACGCCTAGGGCGTGTTGCGAAAGTAGCGTCGTCCGCCCGTAGGGCGGGCGCGGCGGCGTCTGGTGCGTGCGATCGCAAGGCGGAGGAAGGAGAGCGCAGCGGGCTGCGCCGACGACCGACAACGCCGCGAGCGTGCGTGCCAGACGCCGCCGCGCAGACGGGACTTTCGCAACACGCCCTAGTCGCGGCCGTACGTACGCCGAAGCCCCGGTCCGCCGTCGAGCGGGCCGGGGCTTCGGCGTATGCACGGGAGGGGCTCAGCCGCGGCGGCCGAGCAGCTTCCAGGCGGCGGGCAGGGCGCCCATCGCCAGCGCGGCCTTGAGCGCGTCACCGATCAGGAACGGGGTCAGGCCCGCGGCGACGGCCTGGGAGAGCGTCATGCCGGTGGCGAGGGCGAGGTACGGCACGCCGACCGCGTAGATGATCGCGGAGCCGAGGACCATCGTGCCGGCGGTGCGCAGGACCGAGCGGTCGGCACCGCGGCGGGCCAGGGCGCCGGCCACGGTGGCGGCGAGCAGCATGCCGAGGATGTAGCCGAAGGACGGCATGGCATACCCGGACGACGCCTCGGCGAACCACGGCATGCCCGCCATGCCGACCAGGGCGTACAGCGCCAGGGAGAGGAAGCCGCGGCGGGCGCCGAGCGCGGTGCCGACGAGCAGGGCGGCGAAGGTCTGGCCGGTCACCGGGACCGGGGAGCCGGGCACCGGGAGGGCGATCTGGGCGGCGAGGCCGGTGAGCGCGGCGCCGCCGGCGACGAGGGCGGCGTCCACCGCGTACCGCGTGCGGGAGGCGGGCAGCAGGTCGGCGAGGACGGCTCCGGGACGGACGGGTGCTGCTGCAGTGCTCATCGGTACTCCGCGAGGGTGGGGAGAGTGGTTCTCACATCGGTGTGGACATGGCGACGCTAGCCCAGGAGTGAACGCTCGATCACCGTCAGCCGATGACAAAGGGCGGCTCGGGACGTTGGTGGGGACCGCACAAAGGGCCGTTGCCAAGCACCCGGGGTGCGTGATGCTCGTCACTGAGGTGGTGGCGCGGGCAGCTCGTTTTGGCGATCGGTGGGGCACTCGGTGAGACTGTTGATTCCTGCCAAATCCCCGAGAGTGACGAGCAGCATGCACGACGCACCGCCCAGCCCGACGTCCTTCGGGGAGGAACCCCTCTCTCACGGGCTCAAGCAGCGTCATCTCACGATGCTCGGCCTCGGCGGGGTGATCGGTGCCGGCCTCTTCGTCGGCTCCGGAGCCGGGATCTCGGTCGCCGGACCCGGGATCGTCGTGTCGTACCTGCTCGCGGGCGCGCTGGTGATGCTCGTGATGCGGATGCTCGGCGAGATGTCGGCGGCGATGCCCGCGTCCGGGGCGTTCTCGGTGCACGCGGAGCGCGCTCTCGGCCGCTGGGCCGGGTTCAGCGTGGGCTGGCTGTACTGGTTCATGCTGGTGGTCGTGCTCGCGGTGGAGGCGACGGGTGCGGCGACGATCGCCAACGGCTGGGTGCCGGGCGTGCCGCAGTGGACCTGGGTGCTGGTCTTCATGGTGGTCTTCACCGCCGCCAACCTCGCCGCCGTCCGGAACTTCGGCGAGTCCGAGTTCTGGTTCGCCGCGCTGAAGGTCGCCGCGATCGTGCTCTTCCTGGTGCTGGGCACGCTCGCGGTCTTCGGGGTGCTCCCCGACACGGACCCGGTGGGCCTGACGAACCTCACCGGGCAGGGCGGCTTCCTGCCGAACGGCTGGGCGGGCGTCGTCTCCGGTGTCCTCGCCGTCGTCTTCGCCTTCGGTGGCCTGGAGGTCGTCACCATCGCGGCCGCCGAGTCCGAGGACCCCGCCCGCGCCGTCGGGCGCGCGGTGCGCAGCGCGGTGTGGCGCATCCTCCTCTTCTACGTCGGCTCGATGCTGGTCATCGTGACCGTGCTGCCGTGGACCGCGATGAAGCCCGGGCAGAGCCCGTACGTCGCCGTCCTCGACACGATCGGCATCCCGGCGGCCGGGCAGATCATGAACATCGTGGTGTTCGTGGCCCTCCTGTCCGCCCTCAACGCCAATCTTTACGGCTCCTCGCGCATGGTCTTCTCGCTCGCCGAGCGCGGCGAGGCGCCGGCCGGGCTGCTGGCCGTGTCGCCCGGCGGGGTGCCGCGGCGGGCGGTCATCGCCTCGGTGGCCTTCGGCTTCGTCTCCGTGCTGCTCAATCTGAAGTGGCCGGACACGGTCTTCCTCTACATGCTCAACGCGGTCGGTGCGGTGCTGCTCTTCGTGTGGGCGCTCATCGCGGTGTCGCAGCTGCGGCTACGGCGGCGCATCGAGCGCGAGGCACCGGAGAGGCTGACCCTGAAGATGTGGTGCTTCCCGTGGCTGACCTGGGTGGCGCTGGCGGGGATCGGGACCGTGCTGGTGCTGATGCTGGGCGATGACGCGGCGCGGCCGCAGGTGCTGTGGTCGGCCGGGGCGACGGCCGCGGTGCTCCTGGTGGCCTGGCTCCGCGAGCTCCGGGACGCGCGGGCGGGGCGTCGCTAGTCCTTCACAATGTGTGAGGATCTTGTCCGTATAGCGGTCATCGGTGCTCTGTGAGCGGGATGGACCCCAGACTGGTGGGCCGTCCCCCGTCGTCCGCTCATGAACAGGGCACCCCCATGTCTCGGACCCCGGCGCCCGCGTCCGCGCCTGCCGACCCCCAGGTCGGCACCCCGGCCGACACCGCGCTCGCCCACGGCCTCAAGCAGCGCCATCTCTCGATGATCGCCCTCGGCGGGGTGATCGGCGCCGGCCTGTTCGTCGGCTCGGGCGCCGGTATCGCCGCCGCCGGCCCGTCGATCGTCATCGCCTACGCGATCTCCGGCCTGCTCGTCATGCTCGTGATGCGCATGCTCGGCGAGATGTCGGCGGCGAATCCCGCGTCCGGATCGTTCTCCGTCCACGCCGAGCGGGCGATCGGCCCCTGGGCGGGGTTCACCGCGGGCTGGGCGTTCTGGTTCCTGCTCTGCGTGGCCGTCGGCCTGGAGGGCATCGGCGCCGCGAAGATCGTCACCGGCTGGCTGCCGGGAACGCCCGAGTGGGCGTGGGTGGCCCTCTTCATGCTGGTGTTCTGCGGCACGAACCTCGCGGCCGTGAAGAACTTCGGCGAGTTCGAGTTCTGGTTCGCGGCACTCAAGGTCGGCGCGATCGTCCTCTTCCTGGGCCTCGGCGTCCTCGCGATCACGGGCGTCCTGCCCGGGACCGACGCCCCCGGCACGGCGAACCTCACGGGCGACGGAGGGTTCCTGCCCAACGGCACGGACGGTCTCGTCGTCGGACTGCTCGCCTCCGTCTTCGCGTACGGCGGCCTGGAGACGGTCACCATCGCCGCGGCCGAGTCCGAGCACCCGGTGCAGGGCGTCGCGAAGGCCGTCCGTACGGCGATGTGGCGCATCGCCCTCTTCTACGTCGGCTCGATGGCGGTCATCGTCACGCTCGTCCCCTGGGACGACAAGGCGGTCGTCGAGAAGGGTCCGTACGTCGCGACCCTCGACCACCTGGGCATCCCGGCCGCCGGACAGATCATGAACGTCGTCGTGCTGGTCGCCCTGCTCTCCGCGATGAACGCGAACATCTACGGCGCCTCCCGCATGGCCTGCTCCCTCGTCGCCCGCGACCAGGGCCCGAAGGTGCTCGGGAAGATCTCGGGCGGGGTGCCGCGGGTGGCCGTGCTGACCTCGTGCGTCTTCGGCTTCGCCTGCGTGATGCTGAGCTACTGGCGGCCGGACGACGTCTTCATGTGGCTGCTCAACATGATCGGCGCGATCATCCTGGTGGTCTGGTTCTTCATCGCCGTCTCGCAGTTGCTGCTGCGTCGGCGCACGGAGCGTGAGACGCCGGAGAAGCTCGTCGTGCGGATGTGGGCGTACCCGTATCTGACGTGGGTGGCGCTGGCCGGGATGGCGGCGGTGTTCGTGCTGATGGCCCAGGACGCGGGGACGCGGACGCAGCTGTACTACACGGGCGGGCTGACCGTGGCGCTGGCGGCGGTCGGCGTGATCAGGCAGCGGCTGGCGCGGGGCGCGTCGGCGCAGGCGTAGGCGTAGGCGCCGCGCCAGCACGGCGCACAGTACACAGCAGACAGACCAGAGGACCCCCGGGCCGCTACGGCCCGGGGGTCCTCTGCGTGTGCGCGGGTCGAACACCATCGGTGATCACCATCGAGCCGTCCTGCTGATAGCCTGCACTTGCGAATGACTTGCAATAAGCAGTGGGAGGGCCCCGGACATGGCGATGTACACGCTTCCTGAACTTCCGTACGACTACGCGGCGCTCGAACCGGTCATCGACCCGCAGATCGTCGAGCTGCACCACGACAAGCACCACGCCGCCTACGTCAAGGGCGCCAACGACACGCTGGAGCAGCTTGCGGAGGCCCGTGACAAGGACCAGTGGGGGGCGATCAACGGACTGGAGAAGAACCTCGCGTTCCATCTCTCCGGGCACATCCTGCACAGCATCTACTGGCACAACATGACCGGCGACGGCGGCGGCGAGCCGCTGGAGAAGGACGGTGTCGGC from Streptomyces sp. FIT100 includes these protein-coding regions:
- a CDS encoding amino acid permease: MHDAPPSPTSFGEEPLSHGLKQRHLTMLGLGGVIGAGLFVGSGAGISVAGPGIVVSYLLAGALVMLVMRMLGEMSAAMPASGAFSVHAERALGRWAGFSVGWLYWFMLVVVLAVEATGAATIANGWVPGVPQWTWVLVFMVVFTAANLAAVRNFGESEFWFAALKVAAIVLFLVLGTLAVFGVLPDTDPVGLTNLTGQGGFLPNGWAGVVSGVLAVVFAFGGLEVVTIAAAESEDPARAVGRAVRSAVWRILLFYVGSMLVIVTVLPWTAMKPGQSPYVAVLDTIGIPAAGQIMNIVVFVALLSALNANLYGSSRMVFSLAERGEAPAGLLAVSPGGVPRRAVIASVAFGFVSVLLNLKWPDTVFLYMLNAVGAVLLFVWALIAVSQLRLRRRIEREAPERLTLKMWCFPWLTWVALAGIGTVLVLMLGDDAARPQVLWSAGATAAVLLVAWLRELRDARAGRR
- a CDS encoding ribose-5-phosphate isomerase → MRVYLGSDHAGFELKNHLVEWLTAHGHEPVDCGPHIYDAQDDYPPFCLRAAERTAADPEALGIVIGGSGNGEQIAANKVKGVRAALAWSVQTATLGREHNNANVVAVGARMHTTDEATTFVEVFLKTPYSGEDRHTRRIEMLSAYETTGELPPVPAHHPQEPTA
- a CDS encoding biotin transporter BioY; this encodes MSTAAAPVRPGAVLADLLPASRTRYAVDAALVAGGAALTGLAAQIALPVPGSPVPVTGQTFAALLVGTALGARRGFLSLALYALVGMAGMPWFAEASSGYAMPSFGYILGMLLAATVAGALARRGADRSVLRTAGTMVLGSAIIYAVGVPYLALATGMTLSQAVAAGLTPFLIGDALKAALAMGALPAAWKLLGRRG
- a CDS encoding Fpg/Nei family DNA glycosylase — encoded protein: MPEGHTIHRLAADYRERFGGRSVRVTSPQGKFADSAALLDGTVLERTEAHGKHLFLGFGQGEWIHIHLGLFGKVNFGDAPVPPPTETVRLRLANPESYVDLRGPTACALITDGEKDAIHARLGPDPLRPADGPERAWARISRSRTSIAALLMDQKVVAGVGNVYRAEVLFRHGIDPYRAGKDLVEREWHAMWADLVALMREGVRHNRIDTVRPEHTPEAMGRPPRVDDHGGEVYVYRRAAQPCHVCDGEIRTAALAARNLFWCPACQPA
- a CDS encoding amino acid permease → MNPQPTLTKAGGTTGDPGNPQPSDGLKAGLKNRHLSMIAIGGVIGAGLFVGSSGGIAAAGPAILISYLLVGAMVVFVMRMLGEMAAASPNSGSFSAYADRALGRWAGFSIGWLYWFFWVVVLAVEATAGAVILESWIPAVPQWAWALIVMVVLTATNLVSVSSYGEFEFWFAGIKVVAIGSFVVIGLLAVFGVLPGSDNPGAGFAHLTDAGGFLPNGAGAILTGVLMVVFSFMGSEIVTLAAGESEDPRRAVTKATNSVIWRIAVFYLGSIFVVLTLLPWNDKSIVEKGSYVAALDSIGIPYAGQIMNFIVLTAVLSCLNSGLYTASRMAFSLGERGDAPKAFAKVNAKGVPTAAILGSVVFGFAAVWANYAYKDTVFSFLLNSSGAVALFVWLVICLTQLRMRGILMREVPDKVTVKMWLFPYLTWATAAMIVFVLGYMLFDDANREVVLLSLLVAAVVLAIGVVLQLKDKRKAGLDA
- a CDS encoding amino acid permease, whose translation is MSRTPAPASAPADPQVGTPADTALAHGLKQRHLSMIALGGVIGAGLFVGSGAGIAAAGPSIVIAYAISGLLVMLVMRMLGEMSAANPASGSFSVHAERAIGPWAGFTAGWAFWFLLCVAVGLEGIGAAKIVTGWLPGTPEWAWVALFMLVFCGTNLAAVKNFGEFEFWFAALKVGAIVLFLGLGVLAITGVLPGTDAPGTANLTGDGGFLPNGTDGLVVGLLASVFAYGGLETVTIAAAESEHPVQGVAKAVRTAMWRIALFYVGSMAVIVTLVPWDDKAVVEKGPYVATLDHLGIPAAGQIMNVVVLVALLSAMNANIYGASRMACSLVARDQGPKVLGKISGGVPRVAVLTSCVFGFACVMLSYWRPDDVFMWLLNMIGAIILVVWFFIAVSQLLLRRRTERETPEKLVVRMWAYPYLTWVALAGMAAVFVLMAQDAGTRTQLYYTGGLTVALAAVGVIRQRLARGASAQA